A window of Melopsittacus undulatus isolate bMelUnd1 chromosome 2, bMelUnd1.mat.Z, whole genome shotgun sequence contains these coding sequences:
- the RCSD1 gene encoding capZ-interacting protein: protein MENRPAETNSEVDKSSSPSVAQLAGKFKEQAASITGKEVPPHKPTRRKPPCSLPLYSHKTETSNNDEQRQSPNACPIPKVKVKSSPMIEKLQATLAFAPAALMPGASPKSPGLKALVSPFSTPPSTPSSPGVQSPPSEASEVPVSFDQPPEGTQLQFYNKVRTRGLIKRRPPSRKFRRSLSEYRDGEDLEVNISSENGAKEDGDEVFQPKGKTEEAETGSKEQKKHTGSDGKPLSRRGSSRSKGEEKGEKQADEMTPCKSNAGDTKEEEECHCAPEENSPQPPSGNKEEKVCEGPQEEEQQAYEQEKGYKKEEAEAKETSESTDTWRASEETPLAPEQLPDVVGLETASEPSMSAMQDQGTV from the exons AACAGGCCAGCAGAGACCAACTCAGAGGTGGACAAGTCATCATCACCCTCAGTGGCTCAGCTAGCAGGAAAATTCAAAGAGCAAGCAGCCAGTATTACTGGAAAAGAG gTACCACCACATAAGCCAACTCGGAGGAAACCACCATGCTCCCTTCCATTGTATTCCCACAAAACTGAGACAAGCAACAATGATGAGCAA aggCAGTCTCCAAATGCTTGCCCCATTCCCAAGGTCAAGGTGAAAAGCTCCCCCATGATTGAAAAGCTGCAG GCCACTCTGGCTTTTGCTCCAGCTGCTCTGATGCCGGGAGCATCTCCCAAAAGTCCTGGTCTGAAAGCCCTGGTTTCTCCGTTCAGCACCCCTCCCTCGACGCCCAGCAGCCCCGGGGTTCAGTCCCCGCCCAGTGAAGCAAGTGAGGTGCCAGTTAGCTTTGATCAACCCCCAGAAGGCACTCAACTGCAGTTCTATAACAAG GTGCGGACACGGGGATTGATAAAGCGCAGGCCCCCCTCCAGGAAGTTCCGACGATCTCTGTCTGAGTACAGAGATGGGGAAGATTTAGAGGTCAACATCTCTTCTGAAAATGGTGCCAAGGAAGATGGGGATGAGGTATTTCAGCCCAAGGGCAAGACAGAGGAGGCAGAAACAGGgagcaaagagcaaaagaaacacACAGGGTCTGATGGAAAGCCCCTGTCAAGGAGAGGATCCAGCAGATcaaaaggtgaagaaaaaggagaaaaacaggcAGACGAAATGACTCCTTGCAAGAGTAATGCAGGGGAtacaaaggaggaggaagagtgtCATTGTGCCCCAGAGGAGAACTCTCCCCAACCTCCCTCTGGCAACAAAGAGGAGAAGGTGTGTGAGGGTCCCCAGGAAGAAGAGCAGCAAGCCTATGAACAGGAAAAGGGGTACAAGAAGGAAGAAGCTGAAGCAAAGGAGACCAGTGAGAGCACAGACACATGGAGAGCATCAGAAGAAACACCACTGGCACCTGAACAGCTGCCAGATGTGGTGGGTTTAGAGACTGCCAGTGAGCCTTCAATGTCAGCTATGCAGGATCAGGGCACAGTGTAA